From Syngnathus scovelli strain Florida chromosome 14, RoL_Ssco_1.2, whole genome shotgun sequence, one genomic window encodes:
- the ptafr gene encoding platelet-activating factor receptor isoform X1: protein MQETMIEMEIPPTEIPARVTTLRFTASNDSNFLDSPFRYQLFPAAYGIIFIVGLFANIYVLFVLRCLRDAKAMGEIRIYMTNLTIADLLFVCALPFWIGYYSRQGTWVYKDFLCRLTGSLFFINTYCSILFLCAISVNRYWAVTRPLDAASSDHRRRGIVVCVVIWLATVSMAIPFLANPGTNQDGNVTRCFEGYHNGDDSSKRAVAATHFAIIGLFSVVFALVVVCNLLIAQALFSQNAPQSELKSGTILSRKSTMTISSRRPTGVKRRAVQMLMAVVGVFVLCFLPHHVVQGFWTLAVLKIQKGWGHVDWDSETVQMLNDAHQITLLLMGLNCILDPVVYCFATRKFRRFIMAHIKRLAKGEGCSHTVTSQISLDSRHQSQRFPDEVIQPDIN from the exons ATGCAAGAAACCATG ATAGAAATGGAGATCCCCCCTACAGAAATCCCAGCGAGAGTCACCACTCTGCGCTTTACAGCTAGCAATGACTCCAACTTCCTGGACTCGCCTTTTCGTTATCAGCTTTTCCCCGCCGCCTATGGCATCATCTTCATCGTGGGCCTCTTTGCCAACATTTATGTGCTCTTTGTGCTGCGCTGCCTTCGGGACGCTAAAGCCATGGGGGAAATTCGCATCTATATGACCAACCTGACCATCGCCGATCTCCTTTTTGTTTGCGCCCTCCCCTTCTGGATCGGCTATTACAGCCGCCAAGGCACGTGGGTCTACAAAGATTTCCTTTGCCGACTGACCGGTTCCTTGTTCTTCATCAACACCTACTGCTCCATCCTCTTCCTCTGCGCCATCAGCGTCAATCGGTACTGGGCGGTCACCCGGCCTCTAGACGCGGCCTCGTCAGACCACAGGCGCCGCGGAATTGTCGTTTGCGTGGTTATCTGGTTGGCGACCGTCTCCATGGCTATTCCCTTTCTGGCCAATCCGGGCACCAACCAGGACGGGAACGTCACCCGCTGCTTCGAGGGCTACCACAACGGGGACGACTCATCCAAAAGGGCTGTGGCCGCCACGCATTTCGCAATCATCGGACTGTTTTCTGTCGTTTTCGCACTGGTGGTGGTGTGTAACCTTCTCATCGCCCAAGCTTTGTTTTCCCAAAACGCTCCTCAGTCCGAGCTCAAGTCCGGAACGATTTTATCCAGGAAGTCCACTATGACAATCTCATCCAGGAGGCCCACTGGGGTGAAACGCAGGGCTGTGCAGATGCTCATGGCGGTGGTCGGTGTATTCGTCCTGTGCTTCCTGCCTCATCACGTAGTCCAAGGCTTCTGGACCTTGGCGGTGCTGAAGATCCAAAAGGGATGGGGCCACGTGGACTGGGATAGCGAGACCGTGCAGATGCTCAACGACGCGCACCAGATCACATTGCTTCTCATGGGCCTCAACTGCATTCTGGATCCGGTGGTGTACTGTTTTGCCACTCGCAAATTTCGACGGTTCATCATGGCTCACATCAAGAGACTGGCCAAGGGTGAGGGCTGCTCCCACACCGTTACCTCACAGATATCTTTAGACAGTCGGCACCAGAGCCAGAGATTTCCCGATGAGGTCATCCAGCCAGATatcaactga
- the ptafr gene encoding platelet-activating factor receptor isoform X2, translating to MEIPPTEIPARVTTLRFTASNDSNFLDSPFRYQLFPAAYGIIFIVGLFANIYVLFVLRCLRDAKAMGEIRIYMTNLTIADLLFVCALPFWIGYYSRQGTWVYKDFLCRLTGSLFFINTYCSILFLCAISVNRYWAVTRPLDAASSDHRRRGIVVCVVIWLATVSMAIPFLANPGTNQDGNVTRCFEGYHNGDDSSKRAVAATHFAIIGLFSVVFALVVVCNLLIAQALFSQNAPQSELKSGTILSRKSTMTISSRRPTGVKRRAVQMLMAVVGVFVLCFLPHHVVQGFWTLAVLKIQKGWGHVDWDSETVQMLNDAHQITLLLMGLNCILDPVVYCFATRKFRRFIMAHIKRLAKGEGCSHTVTSQISLDSRHQSQRFPDEVIQPDIN from the coding sequence ATGGAGATCCCCCCTACAGAAATCCCAGCGAGAGTCACCACTCTGCGCTTTACAGCTAGCAATGACTCCAACTTCCTGGACTCGCCTTTTCGTTATCAGCTTTTCCCCGCCGCCTATGGCATCATCTTCATCGTGGGCCTCTTTGCCAACATTTATGTGCTCTTTGTGCTGCGCTGCCTTCGGGACGCTAAAGCCATGGGGGAAATTCGCATCTATATGACCAACCTGACCATCGCCGATCTCCTTTTTGTTTGCGCCCTCCCCTTCTGGATCGGCTATTACAGCCGCCAAGGCACGTGGGTCTACAAAGATTTCCTTTGCCGACTGACCGGTTCCTTGTTCTTCATCAACACCTACTGCTCCATCCTCTTCCTCTGCGCCATCAGCGTCAATCGGTACTGGGCGGTCACCCGGCCTCTAGACGCGGCCTCGTCAGACCACAGGCGCCGCGGAATTGTCGTTTGCGTGGTTATCTGGTTGGCGACCGTCTCCATGGCTATTCCCTTTCTGGCCAATCCGGGCACCAACCAGGACGGGAACGTCACCCGCTGCTTCGAGGGCTACCACAACGGGGACGACTCATCCAAAAGGGCTGTGGCCGCCACGCATTTCGCAATCATCGGACTGTTTTCTGTCGTTTTCGCACTGGTGGTGGTGTGTAACCTTCTCATCGCCCAAGCTTTGTTTTCCCAAAACGCTCCTCAGTCCGAGCTCAAGTCCGGAACGATTTTATCCAGGAAGTCCACTATGACAATCTCATCCAGGAGGCCCACTGGGGTGAAACGCAGGGCTGTGCAGATGCTCATGGCGGTGGTCGGTGTATTCGTCCTGTGCTTCCTGCCTCATCACGTAGTCCAAGGCTTCTGGACCTTGGCGGTGCTGAAGATCCAAAAGGGATGGGGCCACGTGGACTGGGATAGCGAGACCGTGCAGATGCTCAACGACGCGCACCAGATCACATTGCTTCTCATGGGCCTCAACTGCATTCTGGATCCGGTGGTGTACTGTTTTGCCACTCGCAAATTTCGACGGTTCATCATGGCTCACATCAAGAGACTGGCCAAGGGTGAGGGCTGCTCCCACACCGTTACCTCACAGATATCTTTAGACAGTCGGCACCAGAGCCAGAGATTTCCCGATGAGGTCATCCAGCCAGATatcaactga
- the LOC125980475 gene encoding uncharacterized protein, translating into MTVSRGLFLCYVFCTVNIQPARTAANTSATIEDGTLPALQLTATPAFPVAEGQKVSLRCCAPSSPAFHNWHWQRQEQKTWKKVAKGGQLTLSEPRQSGLYRCLAQSNLSQSVSSSHAVFIISLHATANIGIAALALSLLALIMNVVVMFWLGWQGLRDKRSAASTGAKGFPRTVKEANGGLPHTVTDGHVYMNYSSTNLAYADLNPTSVTADSTYSVLP; encoded by the exons ATGACCGTCTCACGCGGCCTCTTCTTATGCTACGTCTTCTGTACAG TTAACATCCAGCCTGCTCGGACGGCGGCCAATACAAGCGCCACGATTGAGGACG gcactctccctgctctgcagtTGACAGCCACACCGGCCTTCCCGGTGGCGGAGGGTCAGAAGGTCAGCCTGCGCTGCTGCGCACCGAGCTCACCGGCCTTTCACAACTGGCACTGGCAAAGACAGGAGCAAAAGACGTGGAAGAAAGTAGCCAAGGGGGGCCAGCTCACCCTGAGTGAGCCACGGCAAAGTGGACTATATCGCTGCTTGGCTCAAAGCAATCTGAGCCAGAGTGTCAGTTCCAGCCACGCGGTTTTTATCATCTCCCTTCATGCAACAG cAAATATCGGAATAGCTGCCTTGGCTCTCTCTCTTTTGGCCTTGATAATGAATGTCGTTGTCATGTTTTGGCTGGGATGGCAAGGACTTAGAGACAAGAGGAGCGCTGCTAGCACGGGAGCTAAAG gtttTCCAAGAACCGTAAAGGAAGCAAA CGGAGGTCTTCCTCACACGGTGACTGACGGACACGTGTACATGAATTACTCAAGCACCAACCTGGCCTACGCAGATCTGAATCCTACGAGTGTGACTGCGGACAGCACCTACTCAGTTCTGCCATGA